CCCCCCGGCCTGGTCGTTGCCTTTGCATTGATTGGCTGGCATGTGCCCGGAGGCCTGGAATTAGCCGTTAAACCGGTCAAAGGCGGGCCACCGCTGCTGGTGGTACCGCTGCAGCCAGGCGAGCGCTTTACCCTACACTATCATCATTCGGTGGAAAACGCCCCGATCTGGGAAGAACACAGCCTGGATGCCGAGGGGCGTATTTTCATTGAAGAGGAGCGTTATTTGAAATTCGGCGCCGGCATGGGACGCATGCCCGGTGTGGGCCGCATGGTTAGGCGCGGCGACTATGAGGTCATCGAAGATATGCACATGCCCACCGGTGACTTTATCCTGCGGGTGGGCAGCCCCGGGGTGGATCACACCGTGATCTGGCGCGGTCGTGAAAAAAACCTGTCGGCAGTGGCACCGCACGTGGCGGTGCAGTTTGCAGCCCGACCGGTGAGCTGGCTGTATAGCCTGTGGCGCCGAATCTGGCCGCACCCGGCCACACCGCGGTAAGTATCTGAGTTTTATATTCACCGCAGAGACGCAGAGTTCGCAGAGTAAGTATTTTTTTCATTTGTCGCTGAGACGCCGACAAATGAAAACCACTCAACCGCTTCGCGGCAAAACAATAAAGCTATTTAATATAGCTTGGTAAACAACGGAGCCCTTTATTCTTGCCGGAGGCAGATTTTTTTTGCTTTCCGTCCTCTCAACGGAAAGCAAAATTAAAAAATCATCTCTGCGGACTCTGCGTCTCTGCGGTAAAAAAATTACATTTTTTATTTCGCGCGGCGGGTGGTGAAAAATCAATATAGCTGAATGCGACTATGGACGAATCTAAAGCCACAGAAACGAATACCCCGACGGCCCGCATCATTGCCTGGTGTCTGACCGTTATCGGTGTGGGGCTTAGCCTGTTTCAGCTGTACACCGCCGGGATGGTGGCCATGACCGCCATGCGGCATCGCTCTGTCTTTTTAACCTGCATTCTGGCATTGACCTTTTTAACCAAACCCCTTTACAAAGGCGTCCGTAAAGATAAATTCAACTTTGCCATGCTCATCGATCTGATCTTGATCGCCATGGCAGTTTTCATCGGGCTGTACATTTTTATCGATCTACAGGGTATTTTCGAACGCCAGGGGGAATGGAGCCCGTGGGATTTTCGAGTGGGGG
Above is a genomic segment from Desulfobacterales bacterium containing:
- a CDS encoding DUF1850 domain-containing protein; the encoded protein is PPGLVVAFALIGWHVPGGLELAVKPVKGGPPLLVVPLQPGERFTLHYHHSVENAPIWEEHSLDAEGRIFIEEERYLKFGAGMGRMPGVGRMVRRGDYEVIEDMHMPTGDFILRVGSPGVDHTVIWRGREKNLSAVAPHVAVQFAARPVSWLYSLWRRIWPHPATPR